The Malus domestica chromosome 10, GDT2T_hap1 genome contains a region encoding:
- the LOC103445427 gene encoding LRR receptor-like serine/threonine-protein kinase RGI2, producing the protein MPMLSSMHSSLLSYNHHQMPRQSFTTRCYHHHHHHHLLFSLLVFLLLSTLLPLSATNIEVVTLHSWLQTSTLPPPSSSDFSNWNPKDPNPCSWSYITCSPQNFVTEINIQSLELALPFPSNLSSLAFLQKLIISGANLTGTLSPDIGYCNALTVIDVSSNSLVAEIPSTIGKLQNLQDLILNSNQLTGQIPKELGDCTSLKNLHVFDNYLSGSIPAELGKLVNLEVIRAGGNKDISGKIPDELGNCKNLLVLGLADTKVSGSLPTSLGKLRMLQTLSVYTTMISGEIPPEIGNCSELVNLFLYENDLSGSLPSELGKLQKLEKMLLWQNNLDGTIPEEIGNCRSLMTIDLSLNSVSGSIPQSFGNLSNLQELMLSNNNISGSIPSVLSNATKLLQLQLDTNQISGLIPTQFGMLPELTVFFAWQNKLEGSIPSELASCKSLQALDLSHNALTGSLPPGLFQLQNLTKLLLISNELSGSIPSDIGNCSSLIRLRLVNNRISGEIPKEIGFLDNLSFLDLSENNLVGPLPDEIGKCSSLQLLNLSNNTLGGTLPSLFSSLTRLEVLDVSVNQISGQIPESYGKLASLNRLILSGNSLSGPIPSSLGHCSSLQLLDLSSNKLSGAIPEDLFEIEALDIALNLSFNALSGVIPPQISALNKLSILDLSHNKLEGDLLVLSGLANLVSLNISYNNFTGYLPDEKLFRQLSPTDLAGNKGLCSRGHDQCFLSNGTTTSMTNSGRFRRSWRLKLAIGLLIAFTIALAIFGAVAVYRTRKMMGDENDSEMGGDSWPWQFTPFQKVNFSVDQVLKCLVETNVIGKGCSGVVYRAEMENEDIAVKKLWPAKITTKYDCQRDRFGINAGVRDSFSAEVKTLGSIRHKNIVRFLGCCWNRNTRLLMYEYMSNGSLGGLLHERSGNCLEWELRYRIVLGAAQGLAYLHHDCVPPIVHRDIKANNILIGPDFEPCIADFGLAKLVDEGDFARSSNTVAGSYGYIAPEYGYMMKITEKSDVYSYGVVVLEVLTGKQPIDPTIPDGLHIVDWVRQKRGGVEVLDQSLLARPESEIEEMLQTLGVALLCINSNPDDRPTMKDVAAMLKEIRQEREECMKANMLRNGSSENGGQENNITCSGGSSSAMAVQQHSYPSSTSTSFSASSLLYTSPPPNVRKSSK; encoded by the exons ATGCCAATGCTGAGTAGCATGcactcctctctcctctcctacAACCACCACCAAATGCCGAGGCAATCCTTCACCACTCGCtgctaccaccaccaccaccaccaccacttgcTCTTTTCTCTTCTCGTCTTCCTCTTGCTATCCACACTTTTACCACTTTCAGCTACAAACATTGAGGTTGTCACACTACATTCATGGCTTCAAACCTCTACCTTGCCCCCGCCGTCATCATCGGATTTCTCCAACTGGAACCCTAAAGACCCCAACCCTTGTAGTTGGTCATACATAACCTGTTCTCCTCAAAACTTTGTCACCGAAATCAATATCCAATCCCTTGAGCTAGCCCTTCCCTTTCCTTCCAATCTCTCCTCCCTTGCCTTCCTCCAAAAGCTCATCATTTCTGGTGCTAACCTCACCGGGACACTCTCACCCGATATCGGATACTGCAATGCACTTACTGTCATTGATGTTAGCTCAAACAGTCTTGTGGCAGAAATTCCTTCAACCATTGGAAAGCTGCAAAATCTTCAGGACTTGATTTTAAATTCTAACCAACTCACTGGGCAGATACCAAAAGAGCTTGGTGATTGCACCAGCCTGAAGAATCTCCACGTATTTGACAACTATCTCTCCGGGAGTATTCCTGCCGAGCTTGGCAAACTAGTAAACTTGGAAGTTATTCGTGCCGGTGGGAACAAAGACATTTCAGGAAAAATCCCTGATGAGCTTGGAAACTGCAAGAACTTGCTGGTGCTTGGCCTTGCTGATACTAAAGTTTCCGGCTCCTTACCTACTTCATTAGGTAAACTACGCATGCTGCAAACTCTGTCTGTTTATACCACAATGATTTCGGGTGAGATTCCGCCGGAGATTGGCAACTGTTCGGAGCTTGTGAACTTGTTTTTGTACGAGAATGATCTGTCCGGTTCACTACCATCAGAGTTAGGTAAACTTcagaagttggagaagatgttACTGTGGCAAAACAATCTTGATGGTACTATTCCTGAGGAAATTGGTAACTGCAGAAGCTTGATGACCATAGATCTCTCTTTGAATTCTGTCTCTGGAAGCATACCACAATCATTCGGGAACCTCTCGAATCTTCAAGAGCTTATGCTTAGCAACAATAACATTTCTGGTTCAATCCCATCGGTTCTTTCCAATGCTACAAAACTCTTGCAGCTTCAGCTCGATACTAATCAGATTTCGGGCTTAATCCCAACTCAGTTTGGAATGTTGCCAGAGCTGACAGTGTTTTTCGCTTGGCAGAACAAACTCGAAGGCAGCATTCCATCCGAATTGGCTAGCTGTAAGAGCCTTCAGGCTCTTGATCTCTCACACAATGCTCTCACCGGTAGCTTACCTCCTGGCCTATTTCAGCTCCAAAATTTAACCAAGCTTCTATTGATTTCTAATGAACTTTCCGGTTCCATACCTTCTGATATTGGAAATTGCAGCTCTCTTATCCGTCTCCGCCTTGTAAACAACAGAATCAGTGGAGAGATCCCAAAAGAAATTGGGTTTCTCGACAACCTTAGCTTCCTTGACCTGTCCGAAAACAATCTTGTTGGTCCGCTGCCTGATGAAATTGGAAAATGCAGTTCACTGCAGCTGCTGAACTTAAGTAACAATACCCTTGGAGGTACATTGCCTAGCCTTTTCTCTTCCCTCACACGGCTTGAGGTACTGGATGTCTCTGTGAATCAAATTTCGGGTCAGATTCCCGAGAGTTATGGCAAGCTTGCTTCACTTAACCGGCTCATCCTAAGCGGGAACTCCCTCTCTGGACCGATCCCCTCTTCCCTTGGTCATTGTTCAAGCCTTCAGCTACTTGATCTTAGCAGCAACAAGCTCAGTGGCGCAATCCCCGAGGACTTGTTTGAGATTGAAGCTCTTGACATTGCTCTAAACCTGAGTTTCAATGCCTTATCCGGTGTAATCCCACCACAGATTTCTGCTCTGAACAAGCTGTCCATACTAGACCTTTCACACAACAAGCTTGAAGGTGACTTGTTGGTGTTATCCGGTCTTGCAAATCTTGTTTCCTTGAACATCTCATATAACAATTTTACCGGCTATCTCCCCGATGAAAAGCTCTTTCGACAGTTGTCACCAACGGACCTGGCAGGAAACAAAGGGTTGTGCTCTAGAGGCCATGACCAATGTTTCCTCAGCAATGGGACCACAACGAGCATGACAAATAGCGGCCGTTTCAGGAGGTCATGGAGGCTTAAGTTAGCCATTGGATTGTTGATTGCCTTTACCATTGCCTTGGCAATTTTCGGGGCTGTTGCAGTGTATCGAACGCGAAAGATGATGGGAGACGAAAACGATTCTGAGATGGGAGGGGACTCGTGGCCTTGGCAGTTTACTCCCTTCCAGAAGGTAAATTTTTCGGTGGATCAAGTACTAAAATGTCTGGTGGAAACCAATGTAATAGGAAAGGGATGTTCAGGAGTTGTTTACCGGGCGGAAATGGAGAACGAGGACATTGCAGTAAAGAAGCTCTGGCCAGCAAAGATCACTACTAAATATGACTGTCAACGTGACAGGTTTGGAATCAATGCAGGTGTTCGCGATTCCTTTTCAGCTGAAGTGAAGACCCTTGGCTCAATTCGCCACAAGAACATTGTTAGGTTCTTGGGTTGCTGTTGGAATCGAAACACGAGACTGCTAATGTATGAGTACATGTCGAATGGGAGCTTGGGCGGTTTACTTCACGAAAGAAGTGGTAACTGCTTGGAATGGGAATTGAGATATCGGATTGTGCTGGGAGCGGCACAAGGCTTGGCCTACTTGCATCACGATTGCGTTCCTCCGATTGTTCACAGGGACATCAAGGCCAATAACATCCTCATTGGTCCGGACTTTGAGCCCTGCATTGCTGATTTCGGGCTTGCCAAGCTTGTTGATGAAGGAGATTTTGCTCGATCCTCCAACACAGTTGCTGGTTCTTATGGCTACATTGCTCCTG AATATGGATACATGATGAAGATAACAGAGAAAAGTGACGTATACAGCTACGGTGTAGTTGTGTTAGAAGTACTAACAGGGAAACAACCGATCGATCCAACCATACCAGACGGGTTGCACATTGTAGATTGGGTTAGGCAGAAGAGAGGGGGAGTTGAAGTCCTCGATCAAAGCCTACTTGCCCGGCCAGAGTCCGAAATTGAAGAAATGCTGCAGACTCTAGGTGTGGCATTGCTCTGCATAAACTCAAACCCAGATGACAGACCAACCATGAAAGACGTAGCGGCAATGCTCAAAGAAATAAGGCAGGAGAGGGAGGAATGCATGAAAGCTAACATGCTTCGAAACGGATCTTCTGAAAATGGTGGACAAGAAAATAACATAACCTGCAGTGGAGGAAGCTCATCGGCTATGGCTGTGCAGCAACATTCGTACCCTTCGAGTACCAGCACAAGTTTCTCAGCATCCTCATTGCTATACACTTCTCCTCCTCCTAATGTCCGAAAAAGTTCCAAATAA